The following are from one region of the Bacteroidota bacterium genome:
- a CDS encoding thioesterase family protein, whose protein sequence is MVETTKWLSIENVIQFEVRIGDINYGGHMGNDKALLIFQDARIGFLESLGFSEKNLGDHTGIIMSEAHVFFKKEVFLHDQLTVDVSVTEVTTSSFVLIYTVRRLEDNTEVLSGTTKQLAFNYDRRKVVRIPELFRNTIHLNTNT, encoded by the coding sequence ATGGTTGAAACAACGAAATGGTTATCAATAGAGAATGTCATTCAGTTCGAGGTTAGAATTGGTGACATCAATTATGGTGGTCATATGGGCAATGATAAGGCGCTGCTTATTTTTCAAGATGCACGCATAGGTTTCCTCGAGTCCCTGGGATTTTCAGAGAAGAATTTAGGCGATCATACCGGCATCATTATGAGCGAAGCTCATGTGTTTTTTAAGAAGGAAGTATTTCTGCATGACCAGTTGACAGTGGATGTATCTGTCACAGAGGTGACCACTTCATCTTTTGTCCTGATTTATACTGTACGACGATTAGAAGATAATACCGAGGTTTTAAGTGGAACAACGAAACAGCTTGCATTTAATTATGACAGGCGCAAGGTTGTCCGTATCCCTGAGTTATTCAGGAATACAATACATTTGAATACAAACACTTAA
- a CDS encoding TonB-dependent receptor gives MVEKRLMTHSLQFPQLKLWVILSAVGCLLYSNRLFSQECGQIALEQAQKEYELGRFDVVVTLVRPCLAGGFTKDEKIQAYRLLALTYLANDIQDSAGLMIEHILQIDPAYTPNTVFDPPRYLATLESVRKPITSLVTASRQAEPLNEAPVPVTVITEEMIVMCGARTLKELLSIYVPGMTNIEDHNEYNISMRGVYASSQQKILIMLNGHRLNSRSYSEANPDFSISLEKIKQIEVLRGPASSLYGNVALTSVINIITKKGQDIAGIKVSAGVGNYGQTKANILFGKQFDRYNDLIIWGNYYRSDGQKVYVPKEQDYSPNPQDGHSIIGGFRDNPSYDAGMVFNTNDFSLMANMRYCKYIEPFSSGGMTGEVYNYDEYRTFQGVGPGLGSRSSHFNANYGKEFNKGWDVFVNATLDFNSIEGCLVMNPDIGQSGKVFWNEYSYGGVLQLKKQYNLNRSGKGNILAGLQLDGMDLIDSFFLIGTNGEFDTIMDNSSVPLLEKGKEIIYSGFFQIKHKFGQKFILNLGARYDNKKRHKGGDIDDFSPRLSIIYMPSAKADIKISYAKSFVDAPYWYRYNSLPSYKGSENLLPEHLTSLQFTSNLRLLNNKYTLGLNVFYNKLRDFIYRDPEATGSEPRYRNAGRLESTGIEGEAGYLTELFKLRANMTWQYALDAVDYGVTNEHIHNIPDLSGNIILDINPLFKKSKNVWLNLTLHYTGKELSPINTYKNGLPFQNPDYEVDPAAIINAGVHLKDLNRFSLDFTIYNLFDTLYEQGGSVNFPYPQQGRWFLMQAGYRF, from the coding sequence ATGGTTGAAAAGAGACTTATGACTCATAGCCTGCAATTCCCACAATTAAAATTGTGGGTGATTTTGTCTGCTGTGGGTTGTCTATTATACAGTAACCGTTTGTTTTCGCAGGAGTGCGGACAGATAGCCCTTGAGCAGGCGCAAAAGGAGTATGAGCTTGGCCGTTTCGATGTGGTTGTCACTTTGGTCAGGCCTTGTCTGGCCGGGGGCTTCACAAAAGATGAGAAGATACAGGCCTACCGTTTGCTTGCATTGACTTATCTTGCAAATGACATTCAGGATAGTGCTGGTTTAATGATTGAGCATATCCTTCAGATCGATCCGGCATATACGCCTAACACCGTTTTTGATCCTCCGCGATACCTGGCTACACTAGAAAGCGTCAGGAAACCTATCACCAGCCTTGTAACAGCATCCCGTCAAGCTGAGCCCCTGAATGAAGCCCCTGTGCCGGTAACAGTGATCACTGAAGAGATGATTGTCATGTGTGGTGCCCGTACCCTGAAAGAGTTGCTGTCCATTTATGTTCCGGGGATGACAAATATTGAAGATCATAATGAGTACAACATTTCCATGCGTGGTGTTTATGCCTCCTCGCAGCAGAAAATACTCATTATGCTTAATGGGCACCGGCTGAACTCCCGTTCTTATTCCGAAGCCAATCCGGATTTCAGCATTTCTCTTGAAAAGATCAAACAAATCGAAGTCCTGCGTGGACCGGCGTCATCATTGTATGGCAACGTGGCACTTACATCTGTCATTAATATCATCACAAAAAAAGGACAGGATATTGCCGGAATAAAGGTTTCAGCAGGAGTTGGAAACTATGGTCAGACCAAGGCCAATATTCTCTTTGGTAAACAATTTGACCGTTATAATGACCTGATAATATGGGGAAATTATTACCGCTCCGATGGGCAAAAGGTATATGTACCGAAAGAGCAAGATTATTCCCCAAATCCGCAGGATGGTCACTCCATAATCGGAGGATTCAGGGATAATCCATCCTATGATGCAGGTATGGTTTTCAACACCAACGATTTTTCGCTGATGGCAAACATGCGCTATTGTAAATATATTGAACCATTTTCCAGCGGAGGTATGACTGGGGAAGTATATAATTATGATGAATACCGGACTTTTCAGGGTGTGGGACCCGGACTTGGCTCGCGGTCATCCCATTTTAACGCCAACTATGGCAAAGAATTCAATAAAGGTTGGGATGTCTTTGTCAATGCCACACTCGATTTCAACTCCATTGAGGGATGTCTCGTCATGAATCCTGACATAGGGCAATCAGGCAAGGTTTTCTGGAATGAATACAGTTATGGTGGTGTGCTTCAGCTTAAAAAACAATACAACCTGAACCGTTCAGGAAAAGGGAATATCCTGGCAGGGCTTCAACTGGATGGAATGGATCTCATCGACAGTTTTTTCCTGATAGGCACAAACGGAGAGTTTGACACGATTATGGACAACAGTTCAGTCCCTCTTCTCGAAAAGGGTAAAGAAATTATTTATTCAGGATTTTTTCAGATAAAACATAAATTCGGACAGAAGTTCATCCTCAACCTGGGTGCAAGGTACGACAATAAGAAAAGGCACAAAGGGGGTGATATTGATGACTTTAGTCCCAGGCTTTCCATTATTTATATGCCATCGGCTAAGGCAGATATTAAAATTTCGTATGCCAAATCATTTGTAGATGCACCATATTGGTACCGCTACAATTCTCTTCCCAGTTATAAAGGGTCGGAGAACCTTTTACCGGAGCACCTGACATCCCTTCAGTTCACTTCAAATCTCAGGTTGCTCAATAATAAATACACATTAGGATTAAATGTCTTCTATAATAAGTTGAGAGATTTCATCTACCGAGATCCTGAGGCGACAGGATCTGAACCACGGTACAGAAATGCCGGGCGGCTGGAATCGACAGGCATTGAAGGAGAAGCGGGATATCTGACAGAACTGTTCAAGTTGAGAGCCAACATGACCTGGCAATATGCCCTGGATGCTGTGGATTATGGCGTGACAAACGAGCATATTCACAATATCCCTGATCTTAGCGGGAATATCATTCTGGATATAAATCCACTGTTTAAAAAATCAAAAAATGTCTGGTTAAATCTCACATTACATTATACCGGCAAAGAGTTATCTCCCATCAATACTTATAAAAATGGCCTTCCATTCCAGAATCCGGACTATGAGGTTGATCCTGCGGCTATTATAAATGCCGGTGTTCATCTCAAGGATCTGAACAGGTTCTCCCTCGACTTTACGATCTATAATCTTTTCGATACCCTCTATGAGCAGGGTGGAAGCGTCAACTTTCCATACCCTCAGCAGGGAAGATGGTTTTTGATGCAGGCGGGGTATAGATTCTGA